Within the Bacillota bacterium genome, the region CCACCGCTTCGCCCTTGGAGCCCCAGCGGCGCCGGACGAACTCGTGGAAGGGCCCCAGTTCGAGGCCCATCAGGTAGACGCTGGCCCCCAGCGCCACCATGTTCCGCATCAGCACGCCGCCCGCCTGCTTGGCGATCTCGCTGAGCGGGATCGTCACCAATCGGACGCCGGCAGGCGCCGTCTCGGGCAGTCGGGCCTGGAAGGCCTCGTCTGCCAGGACCACGCCGCCCGGCAGCACCTCGTCGATGTTCTTGTCGATGGCCTCCTGGGTGAGCGCAACCAGGACGTGGGTGTCCGAGCTGGCCCCGTTCACCGGCCGGTCCGAGATCCGGATCTTGAAGTTGGTGTGACCGCCCTTGATGCGCGAGGAGAACCACTTGTACCCGTAGATCCAGTATCCCGCCCGTGCGAGGACCGTGGCCAGGATCGTCCCCGTCGAATCGATCCCCTCGCCCTGGTCCCCGCCGATCTTCCACGCGAAGACGCGTGGCGATGCGGCCATTCCCACTCACCTCGCGATGGAGTGCGCTTCTTTCGTCTCTAAGAATAGGCTCCGCGCCGGTATAATCCCAATGAAGAGTTTGCAACCGTCCCATGCGCCGGGCGCATACCGGGGGAGGCGACGGCGCATCACTACCTCCGCGGGGGAAGCGATGCCGCTGCTGCTCCAGCACCTTCTCACCTTCCGCCAGGTCGTCGAGCGCCACTCGTTCACCGCAGCAGCCGAGGCGTTGCACGTCACCCAGTCGACCGTCACACGCCAGGTGGCGGCGCTGGAGAGGGAGTTCGGCGCCCTTCTCATCGACCGGGGTCACGCCCACCCCCACCTGACCGAGGCGGGTCAGCTGGTCTACGAGTGCGCGGTCCGCGTCTCGGAGACGATCGAGGAGTACCGCCAGCGGGTGGAGGAGCTGCGCTCGCCCCACCACGGCCAGGTCTCCGTGGGCTGCGTGGAGACGCTGGTCCCCACGACCCTGGCCGAGCTCCTCCAGCTCTACACCGGTCGCTACCCCGAGGTCCGCATCCAGGTCCTGATCGCGGCCATCCGCGAGACCGTCGACCGGCTCCTCAACCGCGAGATCGACGTGGCCCTGGTGACCACGCCGGTCAACGACCCGCGCATCGAGAGCTACCCCCTCTTCGACGACCCCATCTGCTTCGTCGCCCAGCCGCGCCTCGCCCGGCAGCTGCCCGAGCCGCTCACCCTGCGGGATCTGCCGCGGCTGGCCCTGATCACGCACAAGGCCGGCTCCCGCTTCCGCGCCCTGGTGGACAGCACCATGGATGCCCTGGGCATCCTGCCCCGGGTGGTGATGGAGTTCGACAACCACGAGGCGGTGCGGGTGATGACGGAGCTGGGACTGGGGGTGGGCCTGCTTCCTGCCAGCACGGTGGAGGACGCCCTGCGGAGCGGGCGGCTGGTTCAGCTTCAGGTGGAGGGCTTCCCCGAGCTACGCCGGACGACCACCCTCGCCCTCCTCCGCCAGCGGCGGCAGTCGGCCGCGGTCCGCGCCTTCGTCGAGACGGTGCTGGAGCGGTACCGGATCCAGCCTGCCAGCCCCCCGGAGGGGAGGCGGAGGACCGCCCGCGGCGAGGCGGGGACGGGACGGGCGCAGGCCCGGCCGGGGGGGCGGAAACCCGCCGCGGGAGCGACCCCCGGGGAGGCTCCCTGAAAGCCGGGGAGGCCGGGACGGCGGGCCGGGAGACGGTGCTGGCCCGCCGCCCGCGGCGCTATACTTCAGGCTCGGCGGGGGTGGAGGATGGCTCGGAGGACGCGCGGCTTCCTGCCGGAAGCGGACGATCCCCAGTGGTACCGGGACGCGGTCATCTACGAACTGGACGTCCGCTCCTTCTGCGATGCGGACGGGGACGGCATCGGCGACTTCCGGGGGCTGACGGAGAAGCTCGACTACCTTCAGGACCTGGGGGTGACCGCGGTCTGGCTCCTGCCCTTCTTCCCGTCCCCGTGGAAGGACGGGGGCTACGACGTGGCCGACTACACCGGCGTCGACCCCCGCCTGGGCACGCTCCGGGACTTCGAGCGCTTCACCCGCGAGGCGCACCGCCGCGGCATCCGCGTCATCGTCGACCTGGTCCTCAACCACACCTCGGACCAGCACCCCTGGTTCCAGCGCGCCCGGCGCGCCGCCCCCGGCTCGGCCGAACGGGAGTTCTACGTCTGGAGCGAGACACCCGACCGCTTCCGCGAGGCGCGGGTGATCTTCCAGGACTTCGAGCCCTCCAACTGGACCTGGGACCCGCTGGCCCACGCCTACTACTGGCACCGCTTCTACGCGCACCAGCCGGACCTCAACTACGACAGCCCGCACGTGCGCAAGGCGATGCTGGGCGTGGTCGACTTCTGGCTCGACCGGGGGGTGGACGGATTCCGCCTGGACGCGGTCCCCTACCTTTTCGAGCGCGAGGGGACCAGCTGCGAGAACCTGCCCGAGACTCACGCCTGGCTGAAGGAGCTGCGCCGCCACATCGAGGGGCGGGCGGCGGGGCGGATCCTCCTGGCGGAGGCCAACCTCTGGCCCGAGGAGGCGGCCGCCTACTTCGGCCAGGGGGACGAGTGCCACATGGCCTTCCACTTCCCGCTCATGCCGCGCCTCTTCATGGCGCTGCGCATGGAGGACCGGGCGCCGGTGGTGGACGTGCTGCGCCGGACGCCGCCGCTGCCCGAGGGGGCGCAGTGGGCGCTCTTCCTGAGGAACCACGACGAGCTGACGCTGGAGACGGTGACCGAGGA harbors:
- a CDS encoding LysR family transcriptional regulator, whose amino-acid sequence is MPLLLQHLLTFRQVVERHSFTAAAEALHVTQSTVTRQVAALEREFGALLIDRGHAHPHLTEAGQLVYECAVRVSETIEEYRQRVEELRSPHHGQVSVGCVETLVPTTLAELLQLYTGRYPEVRIQVLIAAIRETVDRLLNREIDVALVTTPVNDPRIESYPLFDDPICFVAQPRLARQLPEPLTLRDLPRLALITHKAGSRFRALVDSTMDALGILPRVVMEFDNHEAVRVMTELGLGVGLLPASTVEDALRSGRLVQLQVEGFPELRRTTTLALLRQRRQSAAVRAFVETVLERYRIQPASPPEGRRRTARGEAGTGRAQARPGGRKPAAGATPGEAP